The Choloepus didactylus isolate mChoDid1 chromosome 15, mChoDid1.pri, whole genome shotgun sequence genome segment GAGGACATCCTCAACAAGCCGTCTGTGCGTAGAAGTTACTCGCTGTGCGGGGCGGCGCACCTGCTGGCCGCCGCGGACAAGCACGCGCCGGGCGGCTTGCCCCTGGCGGGCCGCGCTCTGCTCTCGCAGACCTCGCCACTGTGCGCGCTGGAGGAGCTCGCCAGCAAGACCTTTAAGGGGCTGGAGGTCAGCGTCCTGCAAGCAGCCGAAGGTAGGCGCTGCCGCCCGTGTCCCTTGTGCCCCGCACCCTGTGCTGCTGCTCACCTTCTCCCGCGCCAGCCGCCAGGGCCCTCCAGCCCGAGCCGCTGCCGCTGGAACTGGGAATGGGTGGGACAGGACCCAAACCCTATTTCCTAGGGACCTCTGGGTAGGCCAGAGTCTGGGTGACCCGGGGAAGGGGTGGCAGGAACCCAGGCTCTTTCTCATTCTGCCTGCCTCCTTTCTGTTCCCGGTGACCTGGGTGCTCCAAGCCTTGCTCCCAGGGGTGGAGGCTTGAGAGCCTTTTGCTGGTTCCCTAGGGATAGGGTAGAATCGGGGTGACTGGGAAGGAGTAAAGAACCAACGTTCACACTCTAATCCTGGGGTCCTCGTCTGGCTCCCTCCAGCTCTCCGGTCTTTCAAACCAACTGTTAGGTTGGGGGCAGAGACCAAAACAATTTTCTTAGGTTCTTCCGGTAGACCAGAGACGGGAAAAGGAGGCTTTGCCTTAGCCGAGGCTTGCCCTGGTACGGGGGACGAAAACAAAGCGAAGGGAACAGCGGCAGAGCGCAGGCCACCGGGGCCTGGGTACAGTGGGGGGCTTTAGGGGTAAGAGCCTGGGTGGGGTCTCCTCTCCCCCGGCACGAGTCTATACTGTAGTTTCCTCGTAGGCCGCGACGGGATGACTATCTTTGGGCAACGGCAGACCCCCAAGAAGCGGCGGAAGTCACGCACGGCCTTCACCAACCACCAGATCTACGAGTTGGAGAAGCGCTTCCTCTACCAGAAGTACCTGTCCCCCGCAGATCGCGACCAAATCGCTCAGCAGCTGGGCCTCACCAACGCACAGGTCATCACCTGGTTCCAGAACCGGCGCGCCAAGCTCAAGCGGGACCTGGAGGAGATGAAGGCCGACGTGGAGTCCGCCAAGAAACTGGGCCCCAGTGGGCAGATGGACATCGTGGCGCTGGCGGAACTCGAGCAGAACTCGGAGGCCGCAGGCGGAGGCGGCGGCAGCTGCGGCAGGGCCAAGTCGAGGCCCGGCTCTCCCGCACTCCCCCCAGGCGCCCCGCAGGCCCCGGGCGCCGGGCCGCTGCAGCTCTCGCCTGCCTCTCCGCTCACGGACCAGCCGGCCAGCAGCCAGGACTGTTCGGAAGATGAGGAAGACGAAGAGATCGACGTGGACGACTGAGCAGCGACCGGGATCTACAGCTGCCCCGGGCCCCTAGCGCCCGCACGCCCGCAGCCTCCGGAGGGGACCGCCGAGGGGAGCTGGGATCCCCCTCTACAactcccacctcctcccctgtCCCCGGCCCGGACTCGGCTCCTGACAGCCTCCTCTTCCCTCTAGAAGCAATAAACCCAGGCTGGCCGGCCGGGCCGGCAGCCGCGCACGGCCTCCGCCGCCCCGAGAGCCCTCGCCGTGCAATTCTGTACGGCTTCTGTATAAATATTTAAACCTGTATAGCGGGTTCCTCCCACCGCAGcctgattttttcctttctttcttttattttttaaaatctcggAGATTTCGTTGTTTTCAAAGCTCTCGGGCTGCCTGGTTTGCTGAGGGTGAGGCAGAATCGAGGACGCCAGCAGGAGCCAACCCCGCGGTCTGAAGGAGGGGGCGGCCCGGgctgttttgatttttctctgcATGTGGGGAATGCACCGGCCTGCTTCCTCCTCGCCTCCCTCGGCCTACTGCAGTTgacttcttttatttccttctgcgtTTCCCCCCCGGGTGGGAAGGAGGCGAGGGGGGCAGCCGAGTCCTAACTTGTAAGTTTCGAGTCACTCTTATCTTACGTGAGAGAAGTCTGTTTTCGATGCCATTTCTGCCTCGCACTGCCCACTAACGCTATTTTTTAAGGATCCCCCCTCGTGGTTTCCTTGGACTGACTGCTGGGGTCCGGCTCTTGGGGACAAAGCAGGGCGGGGTGTatccaaccaaccaaccaaccaaccaacggGAAACGGAACCCAAAgccctaaaattattttttactctttttagaatttttttgcatgtgacagagacagagaggaggCCGACCCAAGCCCTCACCCCATCCCTTCCACAGCTGCGGGCCTGACTTGCCGTCTCCAATGCCTGGCTCCTAGCCCGACTTGGCCAGAGCCGGGTGGCCCGATGAGGGTGGGTCCCGGGTGCTCCTGCCCTgctcctgccctgccccctactcCCCGGACTGTACCCCAGGCCTCTTTCTCGGATAAATAAAGTCTTTGCCATTTTACTAGAATCGGAGGTGACCGTGTCTGAGTGAGTGGGTCCGATTCAGGGGAGCAGCGGCAGATTCGGCTTCTCGCGGCTGCTGGTCGCCGGCAGCCGGGACCTTGGAGATTTGGCGGAGTCTCAGGACAGGCGTGAGAGTGAGGGGCGAGGGACAAGCAGTGGGAGCAGGCGTTTCTTGCCCACAAACTCGCAGCAGTCACTGAATGGGAGGAGAAGCGGGCTTCGCCAGGTCCGGGTAAAAAGAGAGGCTTGCAACGCTGGGAGAAAATGCGTGTGTGCGTTTGGAGGTCAAGGGTGCAAAATTAATTTGTGTGGGGCAAAGGCGCGGAGACAGGGACTTCTCCGGCGGTTTATGGGCCCCAACCCCGACCTGAAGGCATCATCCCTGCGTTCCATCGACACGGGCTAAGCCCCGGATGCATGGCAGGCGTCGTTTAGTCCCACAGCAGGGTAGAACCTGGGGACTCCCGAGTTTCGGTTCCCCCCCAAGGGCCTCACCCTTCGAGCGAAAAGGACGCCGAAGGCCTGACGGCCAAGCCGAATTGCCCACGCGGGCCCCGGAAGCTGTGAGCCAGAAAGGTCTGAGAGTTGGGATGAATTTCTGTTAACAGTCACAAATTCTGGGCCCCGAACTCTGCTGGGGGTAGAGATGTCAACCTCACAGGGACTCTGAGGTCTCTGACGCCCCAGGGGCTGCCGGAACTCGGACACAGGCTGCTTTCACTTTCCCGAATAGACCcagtttctctctgagcttttgttGTCGCTGGGCTGGCGAGTGGCCGCTGTCACCAGAGTGGGGTCCCGCCTCCGGGCCGCTCGGCTCTCTTTCTCTGCAAAATTGATGTGAGAAGCGCGCATCTGGTCTCGGGCAGGCGATGGGGCCCGGGGGCCTGAGTCAGAAACGTGCGTGTCCGGGAGGAAACTAAGTGACATAggacagagagaaacagaaaaagggaGCACAGAAAAACACTCCAAAAACAGAGAGAGGATAGATACAGGAAGActgagggggaagagaaagaaagggaaagctacagagagagagagagcgagagacgggggagacagaggaagaggagaatggaaaaaggggagagaagagagggagagaaggaaggaggtggCCGGGTAGCCGCGCGGGCTTGCGGCCGGTTCCTCCTGGGCGACATAAATCGCCCTCTCTCAGGATGGATAGGTCTGTAATTCGGAGCGCGGACCATGAAGGCCGGGACGAATGGGCCCGGGCGGCCGCTGACAGGCGACAATAGCCGGGCCCAGCCCCCCGCGGCTCCCGGTGCGGGCGCGGCCGCGGCCCTCCGCAGCCCAGAGCGCGCCAGCGCTGGCGACCATATGGTTTTTGAATTTTCTTCACAATTTATAGACAATTTGATGGATTAGATCCCCGCGCGCGCCTCCCCAGCACAAAGGCGGCGCAGGGACCGCGGCGCGGCGGTCACCCGGGCATCTGCGCCCGCCGTGCGCAACGCTAGCCCCCCTTCGCCCCCCGCCCAGCGCCCGGAGCCCCCGGAGCCCCCGGCCGCCCGCCCAACACGCCCATGAATCCCAATGAAGCGGTCCTGGCACCTAAGGCGGCTCAGCGCTTCGCCGACCCTGTATGGGCCCTGCCGGGTCCCTTCGGGCTGGGGGCGGCGGCCCCGAGGCTAAGCCCACCCGAGCTGCGGCGCCCGCGGGGCGCGCAGCTAAGTAGGCGCATCCGGGCTGAGGAGAAACTGGGCCATTTATCCGCCCGTCTAGTTAAAGCGGGTTATTTGTTTGCTTCTCCGGCCTCCCCCTCCTCACCCCTCCCccctttctcctccccctcccttccccttctgccttttattcttttgtctctAAATGGATTTAATGAGGCTGAAAAACATGACAATTGAATAtaaccaagaaataaaaaataacgagggaggaaggaaagacgaaaagaaagaaggaaaaaaggaaggggaaggattataaaataaagggaaaaatcaattgaattcaaaaaatgtttattatgcgTCCTTTCTGCCCCAGGCCgccctgggggctggggaaatTGAAACGAATCAGGTTaggttcctgccctcaaggagctcccaGTCTAGTGGGCCAGACCCGCTGCACCCCCGACGCTAATAGGAGGTCGAGGCCGAGGGGCAGGGAAATGCCATGTGGTTTCGGGGCTCCCGGGTAGTGGAGGCGtcatggaggaggtggcattggACCTGGACCTTGAAATATGAGAAGGAATTCGTTGTTTcgataggctggtaagaagggcggGCGGAAGGAAGGACCGGACAGTCGACAAGGGGAAGGGGGAGCGATGCTTCCGCAGGGCTGCGCTGGAGTCGGGAGGCCCCGACAGAAGGTTGCGCTCTGCGTCCCGCACAATTCCAGCGGTCCCGCGGCCTCCTGGGCACTACTGAATTCGATCCCTCCGCCAGGCTGCCGACGGGTTTCCGGAGCCCCGCGGACAGCGTGCGTGGCTGTTCCGGCCCCGGCCCCGCGAAGCACCGCGATTTGGGGCTCGCCTTCAGGGCCTATCGCGCAGGGAGGCGGCGGAGAGATCGGCGGTTGTGGGCCGGGAACTAGAGACTTGACCATAGGCGGGGAGCAAGGGGTTGGGATCGAGGGAGGCCTGGGCTCAGCCTCTCTTCAGTTCTCCCAGCTCTGATGAGAGGTGCTACCCGCGTGCGGCGGAGGCGCTTGGATGGCCTTGGCCGCGCCTGGGTGCGGTCGTGGGACCTGTAGTCCGAGAGGGCCTGAGACATTGAGTCTGGTCCTGGGCCTCTTAGCGGACACCTGCCCGGACTGTCGAGGGTTGTGGCTGCGTGTCATGTGTGCTGCAAACGTGCGCTCGGTGCGAGCGGGGCGTGTGCATTGCGTGTTTGTTTCTTCTCTGCGTCTGAATGTACGTGTGAACGTGGCGTGGGTCGTGTGAGGGGCTGTGGGCCCTGGATCCATTCTCAGGGCGAGGTTCGTTAAGGATTGGGAAGCCCTTGGAAGCCTAGGGCCGTGGCTGTCCTGTGCCCTCAGGGCTCCGGCCTCTCTGAGGACCCACTTTCAGTTCCCGGCAGTCCAAGCAGGCGGCCTGGCTTTGTCCCTTCCTTCCACTCTGCGTCCGGGTTGCCAAGTCCTGGCGGTGGGCAGCTTCAGCGCTCCGGGTCGGGAGACCTCGCCGCGCGCGGACAGGCCGGGACCCACTGCGCGAACCCGCTGGGCTTCACAGGTTCTGTGTTCCCCGGCCGGGAGGCCTGGCGAGTGTCGCCGGGTGAGGCCGGGAGGCGCA includes the following:
- the LBX1 gene encoding transcription factor LBX1; the encoded protein is MTSKEDGKAAPGEERRRSPLDHLPPPANSNKPLTPFSIEDILNKPSVRRSYSLCGAAHLLAAADKHAPGGLPLAGRALLSQTSPLCALEELASKTFKGLEVSVLQAAEGRDGMTIFGQRQTPKKRRKSRTAFTNHQIYELEKRFLYQKYLSPADRDQIAQQLGLTNAQVITWFQNRRAKLKRDLEEMKADVESAKKLGPSGQMDIVALAELEQNSEAAGGGGGSCGRAKSRPGSPALPPGAPQAPGAGPLQLSPASPLTDQPASSQDCSEDEEDEEIDVDD